CGGGGCGGATGATCGAGTCCCCCTCGACCACCGCCGGTTTGCCCCAGTCGCCGACCCAGGGGATGCGCCCCGGCGCGACGGTATTGCGCCCGACCGCCAACACGCCGGCGGCGATCACGAAGAAGAGAATTTGAGCGGCGACTCGTTTCATGTCCTGACCCGGTAAAGGTTGGCGGCTACCCCGCGGGAAATCAACTTATACACCGCGTGTCGGGATTGGATGCGTCGCTTACGACGGCGGATTGGTTCCAATCGTATCAGCGCCGGGCGCGACCACTTCATAGCCGTCGATTTTCCAGCGGCCGTTGCCGCGCAAATGCAGGCGCAATTCCTGCCGGGCGCCGGTCTGGCGGCTGGTCATCTGAAGAAACAGGGTCGCATCGGCGCCGTCCTGATGAATGCGCGACAGCGCCAGCGCGACGGAGTCGCGCGCACGGTCGGCGAAGATGTCGATCACGAAGGCGTTCGACTCGAACCGTTCGGTCCCCATCCGCTTGAGGCCCGCCAGATCGCGGCGATTGAGCCGGGTTTCGACCTCGGGAATCAACGCCTTGATCCGGTCGAGTGGATCGACGGTCTTGGCGCGGCAACCCATCGCCGCCACAGTGAGGACGACGAGGGACAGGCTGGCGTTAACGGCCAATGACGGGCGCATAGCAGGGATATTTTAGGGGGGAGATCGCCGTCGGGCAAGGGGGAACGGGAGGGCGGCCCTGCCGTGTGGATCGCCTCGTTCGGCGGGTCCCAAGAGCGGACCCACCTCACGAGGCGATGGACAGACAGGAATGTCTGTCCTCCTATCATTCTTCTTTCAGGAGGTCGGACAATGTTGTCCGTCATCCTACTCTTCGTCGAGGGTGGTGCGGATGCGAAGGTAGCCGTCGTAACGTTCGGGGGCGATCTCTCCCCTGTCGACCGCTTCCTTGATGCGGCAGCCGGGTTCGCCGATGTGAAGGCAGTTGCTGAAGCGGCACTGGCCGTGATGGGGCCGGAACTCGGGATACAGCTGCGGCAGGACCTCGGGGGTGACCTGCCAGAGGCCGATGGCGCGGATGCCGGGGGTGTCGGCGATGAAGCCGCCATAGGTCAGCGGATGCAATTCAACATACGTCGTGGTGTGTGTGCCCTTGTTGGTGGCTTCGGAGACTTCGCGTGTCTTGATGCCCAGCCCCGGTTCGAGCGCATTGAGCAGCGAGGATTTCCCCACGCCGGAATGGCCGGCGAAAATCGAGGTCTTCCACTGGGTCAGGCGGCGCAGTTCCTCGATGCCCTGCCCGCTGAGGGCGCAGGTGGCGATGATCGGATACCCCGCGCTGCGATAGACGTCCAGCACCCGCTCATAGGCGCCCGGTTTGGCCAGGTCGATTTTGGTCAAGACCACGGCGCATTCCAATCCGGCCTTCTCCCCCGCCAGCAGGAAACGGTCGATGGTACCATACTTCAGTTTCGGGCGCGCGACCGAAGCAACCACCACCAGCTGGTCGCAATTGGCGACGACGATTTGTTCCCAGTCGGGCTTGAGGACGTCAGGGCGCGAGAGCTTGTTCTTGCGCGGCTCGACTTCTTCGATCACGCCGTAGGGGGTGTCCTCAACGGTGATCAGAACCCGGTCGCCGACGGCGACCGGGTTGAGAATCTTCGTGTCGCTGAGCCGGAACTTTCCGCGCAGGGCGCAATCATAGGTGCCCTCGGCGGTGAGCACGATGAAGCGGTTGCCGAAACTGCGGATGACGCGTCCTGAGAGCGTGCGTTCTTCGGCCATAAGGCGACGGCATTTCCCCTACGCCGAGGTGGACGTGGGCGGGAGCGGGTCCTCGACGAAGTCGGCTTTCTCCGGAATGATGAGCGGTTGCGCGGCGAGCCGTTCCTTCTCGGCCAGCAGCTCCTCGGCGTGGAATTCGCTGATCCGGACGTGGGCGGAAAACGAGGCGATGGTGCCCAACACGAAGACCGGTCCGACTTCGGCGAGATGCAACAGGATGGAGAAGCCCAGGGCGCGGTCCTTCGGGATGCCGAAGAACGACAGCCCGATGATGCAGGCCAGCTGGAAGGTGCCGATGTTGCCGGGACTGACGGGGATCATGATCACGATGGTGTTGACGATCAAAATCACCATCGCCCCCCAGAAGGGGACGTCAAAATCGAAAGCGCGCAGGAGGAACAGCACGATGAACGCATGGGCAACCCACGAGGCCAGCGACAACAGCGACACCAGAAGCAGGTGCCGGGTGCTCTTGAGCATGTTGAGCCCGGCGACGAACGAGGCCTTGATGTTGTCCCATTCGCGGACCACGCGGGCGGGGGCATGGCGGTGGAACCAGTTCGGCGGCCCCTGGTTGCGTTTGCTGTGGTGCAGGACGAAGTAGAAGAAACCCAACAGCAGCGCCGTGGCCACAAAGATCATCACCTCGCCGCGCACCATCCAGTCGGGCATGACAAACAAAAACGAGGCGCCAAAAACCATGACCAGCAAGATCAGGCCATCAAACAGCACTTCGAGGATGACCAGCGTGGCGGCGAAGGTCTTGGTGAAGCCGAGAGTGCGCGAGAACAAAAGCACGCGCGCCACCTGGCCGGTGAGGACGGGCATCATGATGTTGAGCAGCTGGCCGACGTTGTAGACGGCCAGGACGCGCCGTGACGGACGGTGGTGGTGCGGCTCCATCATGAACTTGAGCCGT
This portion of the bacterium genome encodes:
- the rsgA gene encoding ribosome small subunit-dependent GTPase A, with the protein product MAEERTLSGRVIRSFGNRFIVLTAEGTYDCALRGKFRLSDTKILNPVAVGDRVLITVEDTPYGVIEEVEPRKNKLSRPDVLKPDWEQIVVANCDQLVVVASVARPKLKYGTIDRFLLAGEKAGLECAVVLTKIDLAKPGAYERVLDVYRSAGYPIIATCALSGQGIEELRRLTQWKTSIFAGHSGVGKSSLLNALEPGLGIKTREVSEATNKGTHTTTYVELHPLTYGGFIADTPGIRAIGLWQVTPEVLPQLYPEFRPHHGQCRFSNCLHIGEPGCRIKEAVDRGEIAPERYDGYLRIRTTLDEE
- a CDS encoding lysylphosphatidylglycerol synthase transmembrane domain-containing protein; protein product: MQARTWRWIRILGLLAAFAILVFMFRNTDPRDIWAAIAHMDVRFLIPVLVGTLAMPLARAVRLKFMMEPHHHRPSRRVLAVYNVGQLLNIMMPVLTGQVARVLLFSRTLGFTKTFAATLVILEVLFDGLILLVMVFGASFLFVMPDWMVRGEVMIFVATALLLGFFYFVLHHSKRNQGPPNWFHRHAPARVVREWDNIKASFVAGLNMLKSTRHLLLVSLLSLASWVAHAFIVLFLLRAFDFDVPFWGAMVILIVNTIVIMIPVSPGNIGTFQLACIIGLSFFGIPKDRALGFSILLHLAEVGPVFVLGTIASFSAHVRISEFHAEELLAEKERLAAQPLIIPEKADFVEDPLPPTSTSA